The following DNA comes from Winogradskyella sp. PG-2.
CAATATCTCCTTTTAAATCTTGATCAAATCTAGGAACAAAAGGTTGGTAGTTTTGAGCATAAGTATGTACCCCAATACATAACAATATAGCAGTAAATACTAGTCTAGAAAAAGTAGGTTTTTTCATGATATTTATTTTAGTTTTCTTTAAATTTTTCGAGGGCAGTAAAAAGCTTAAAGAAGTGCTTAACTTATATTAATTTTCAATTTTCACGAGGGACATTTTTATGTTATACGGTCTATTTCCTTTAGATTTCATGGCTTCATTAGCCTGTTCAATACTATTAAACTTGTCGTAATAGATATAATATTTACTTGTAGTAATATCGTAGAAGAAATCCATATCTGTTCTACCAGAAGCGATGACTTTAGTTACAAATTCATTTCTTTTGTTAACGTCGCTATGAACTGCTATTATTAAATAATAACCGCTTTCTACGTTATTAATGTTCTTTAAAATCTTAATATTATTTCCTTGATCTTCACCAAAATTAAAGTCTGATGATTTTAAAGCTTCATTACTGATTGCTGTTGTTCTCTTAATATTTTTTAGCATTGATCTGTCTTGGGCATATCTGTCATCTTGATTATCAAAGGCTGCACGTTTAATTCGCCTTCTCTTCTCATATTCAGTTGCTACTTTAATAGATTCTAAACGAGTTTCTAATTTCGTTTTTGTTGCTATTGCTGTTAACTGTTCCGATTGTAAACGTTTAATCTCTTTTTTATAATAAAGCGTAACCTCATCAGCTGTAAAACCAACAACTTTTGATCGCTCATCATATAATCGCTGAAGTTTCTCAATTTTATCATTGCGATCTACGATAACATTATCTAAGTCTAATTTAATAGCATTTAGTTTGTTGTTTTCTTCCTTAACACTTTTAAAAGGTTTAGGTTGAACAGTTATACCTTGATCACTTAAATCATTTTCTTCTTTTAAATCTTTAAGATCCTTGTCTTTAACATTAACAATCTCATCAAATTTCTTTAAAAGATCATTTTGTTCTAATTTAGAATCCTCAGTTGACTTGGCAATATCCTTCATAGTTTTACCAAGTTCGTCTTTTGGATTAGAAATTAATTCGTCTTTAGCTTTCTCATCTGCCAATTCTTTAGCTCTTTGAGCAGCTTCTTCTTTTGCTTTATTTTCTGCTTCCTCTATAACCTTTTGTTGTGCTAACTCTTTGGCTATTGCTTCAGCCTCTTCTTTTGCTTTTTGATCCGCTAATTCTTTTGCTATGACTTCTGCTTCCACATCAGCTTTTTGTTGTGCTAGTTCTTTAGCTCTTTGTACAGCTTCTTCCTTAGCTTTTTGGTCTGCTAATTTCTTGGCTTTTGCTTCTGCAGCTTCTTTAGCAATTTGATCAGCTAATTCTTTAGCTCTAATAGTAGCCTCTTCCTTAGCTTTTTGATCTGCTAATTCTTTTGCCTTAGCTTCTGCTTCTTCTTTGGCTTTTTCTTCTGCAGCTTCTTTAGCACGTTGCTCTATTAATAGTTTTGCACGTTCTGCTGCTCTTTCCTTAGCCATTTTTTCAGCTTCTATCTTAGCTTCTGCCTCAGTTTTTCTTTGAGCTCTTTGTTCTTCTTTAAGTCTTGCTTTTTCTTCAGTTTCCTTTTTAGCAAGTTTTTGAGCTTCTGTATCTAACTTAGCTTTCGCTCTTCTTTCTGCAGCTCTTTCTCTAATACCTGCTAGTTCTTCTTGTGACATTTCAACTACAGCGTTCTTCTTTTTAGTGAATAATCCACTAACTTTTTCATCTCCACTATAGTCATATGTTTTCTTAGGAATAAATCTGTAGGCTAAAGTAATTTCATGAGAAGATCCGAATTCTACTAATTCACCAATAGATTTTTCAATATTGTATTCTAATGCAATCTGTTTTGTTATGTTTAATCCTAAACCAACAGAAACTCCATAAACATTGTTATAACCTACTTGCAACCAAAGGCCCTTAGGAACATTTAGCATAGCTAAACCAGAAATAATGGTTTCATCTTTTCTAAATTCTGATTTCAACATTGCAGTAAACTTTGCGTCATCAAAAAAACCACGACCATTAAAATAGCCTGTATGCATTACATGGGCTTGTATGCCTTGCTTAGGATTATCTTCAATAAGTAGTGAAGACTTGAAATTATAAAGTACTAAGTTGTTAATTGAGACGCCAAAATCTAAAAACTTTGTACCATAATTAATGCCAGGATTTACAGTAAGTAAAAAGTTTGATGGTGCATTTTGTAATGAAGGATCATCAAAATTTGTAATAACATTAGACATGTTAACCCCACTTTTATAGGCACCAACATTAAGTCCAAAAGTTAAGTTGCTATCTGTATTCAATTTTGCATTATACGCGAAGTTTAATAACCCGCCAAATGTGGTTAATACTCCATAATTTTGTTGAAATACAGCTATTCCAGCTCCAATTTTTTCAGTAAAACGACCAGAATAACTTGCCAAATAAGTTTCAGGAGCATTTTCAAATTGCCTCCATTCAGTTTTATTATTTATACTTAAATATTTATGTTGTTCTCTAACAAAACTAAACGTAGGATTAATAGCATAGCGATTAAATACTAAAGAATTTCTTATTGGTAAATCTAAGGCTACAATACCATCATCTTCTTGAGGGAAGACCATCTGCAAAGCGCAGCATATAACTAATATGGTCAAAAGATATCTTTTCATATTATTTCACTATAGTTATAGAGCCTTGTTTTGTTTCAAGGTCTTGGGTTGTTATGATATAATAGTATAGTGTATTAATACTTGTAAGTTCTAATTGGTTTTCTGGCCAATTGTTTAGATAATTTATGGTTTGAAATACCACTTTTCCACGATCATTTAAAATCTGAACTTCTGTATTTGTTCCCATTGTATATTGTTGTGGAATTACCCAAGTGTCGTTTATGCCGTCACCATTTGGACTAATAACATTTGGGATTTTTGGAACATCAGGAAAAGGATCTTGTTGTTCTTCTAACACAAATTCATATGCTTTTGAAGCCACGCACCCAGATGTTTCAGTAATTACAACTTTATAGTCACCAAACTCAGAAACCTCATATGAATCTGTAGTTTCACTAGAAATTAATGTGTTATTATAGTACCATTCAAATTCAGGACTTGTAGCAGATGTTGTAACTGTAACCATTATGCTTTCTCCAGATTCTATAGTATTAATGTCATCTACATTTATAGAACTATCAAATAATTCGCTTACCAGATCTATCGAGCCAGAAGCTGAACAATCTCCAAGATCTACTTGAACAGAAAATGTACCTGATTCATCAGTTTGATACATTTGCCCAGTAGCTTCAGGTATAATGATGCCATCTTTAAACCATATATAATTATTACCGCCAATAGTACTTAATGTTGTCATTCCTTGCTCTGGACAATACGGATTACCCAAACTCGATGCAATTGTAATATCCGCTTCACCAGAGGTAGCTTCTGATATAGTAACACGATTAGAAAATGAATCTGAAGTACAAGAGCCATAATTTGTTTCTACAAAATATGTGCCTTCAACACTTACAGATAAAGTGGAACCTTCTGCTACAAAAACAGATGTTGTTGCACTTGTTTCTTTATACCAATTATATGTTAAACTAGGATAGAGTAGTGGTGAATCATTTGATCCAGATCCTGGATTGTCAATGGCAAGTAAATAACTTCCACCAGTACAAAAAGCACCAGTTGATACTAAATTATTAATAGTAAAAGGTGAATCTTGTAATTTATAATAAGCTGCAAAATCAGCAGATGGAGTACTTGTAGCAACAGGAGAGCTACTTTTTATTCTAATTTTATAATTTTCACCACCTGTAGTTTCAGGTAATGAGAAAGATAAGGTTGCAGGAGACTCGGTTACAGACCCAGCAGCAGATGTATAAACTACAGTTGGCTCAGAGAAATCACCGACAGCATTTGATAATTCTATACTAAACTGATTAGTAGAATTTAATTCAGATTCTGGTGAAAATATAAATGTTGCACTAAAAGTATTAAACGATGCACTAGCACAAGCCTGACTAAATTCAAGGTTTGG
Coding sequences within:
- a CDS encoding gliding motility-associated C-terminal domain-containing protein is translated as MHKPTIVKLYIYLFLFAFVLQGHINAQIVIGTPNLEFSQACASASFNTFSATFIFSPESELNSTNQFSIELSNAVGDFSEPTVVYTSAAGSVTESPATLSFSLPETTGGENYKIRIKSSSPVATSTPSADFAAYYKLQDSPFTINNLVSTGAFCTGGSYLLAIDNPGSGSNDSPLLYPSLTYNWYKETSATTSVFVAEGSTLSVSVEGTYFVETNYGSCTSDSFSNRVTISEATSGEADITIASSLGNPYCPEQGMTTLSTIGGNNYIWFKDGIIIPEATGQMYQTDESGTFSVQVDLGDCSASGSIDLVSELFDSSINVDDINTIESGESIMVTVTTSATSPEFEWYYNNTLISSETTDSYEVSEFGDYKVVITETSGCVASKAYEFVLEEQQDPFPDVPKIPNVISPNGDGINDTWVIPQQYTMGTNTEVQILNDRGKVVFQTINYLNNWPENQLELTSINTLYYYIITTQDLETKQGSITIVK
- a CDS encoding PorP/SprF family type IX secretion system membrane protein, which gives rise to MKRYLLTILVICCALQMVFPQEDDGIVALDLPIRNSLVFNRYAINPTFSFVREQHKYLSINNKTEWRQFENAPETYLASYSGRFTEKIGAGIAVFQQNYGVLTTFGGLLNFAYNAKLNTDSNLTFGLNVGAYKSGVNMSNVITNFDDPSLQNAPSNFLLTVNPGINYGTKFLDFGVSINNLVLYNFKSSLLIEDNPKQGIQAHVMHTGYFNGRGFFDDAKFTAMLKSEFRKDETIISGLAMLNVPKGLWLQVGYNNVYGVSVGLGLNITKQIALEYNIEKSIGELVEFGSSHEITLAYRFIPKKTYDYSGDEKVSGLFTKKKNAVVEMSQEELAGIRERAAERRAKAKLDTEAQKLAKKETEEKARLKEEQRAQRKTEAEAKIEAEKMAKERAAERAKLLIEQRAKEAAEEKAKEEAEAKAKELADQKAKEEATIRAKELADQIAKEAAEAKAKKLADQKAKEEAVQRAKELAQQKADVEAEVIAKELADQKAKEEAEAIAKELAQQKVIEEAENKAKEEAAQRAKELADEKAKDELISNPKDELGKTMKDIAKSTEDSKLEQNDLLKKFDEIVNVKDKDLKDLKEENDLSDQGITVQPKPFKSVKEENNKLNAIKLDLDNVIVDRNDKIEKLQRLYDERSKVVGFTADEVTLYYKKEIKRLQSEQLTAIATKTKLETRLESIKVATEYEKRRRIKRAAFDNQDDRYAQDRSMLKNIKRTTAISNEALKSSDFNFGEDQGNNIKILKNINNVESGYYLIIAVHSDVNKRNEFVTKVIASGRTDMDFFYDITTSKYYIYYDKFNSIEQANEAMKSKGNRPYNIKMSLVKIEN